TAGCGAAGTAGCGAAATAGTCAAAACCACAGAGATTTAAGGGTTGACGGCAACAACCTGAAACAGGACGATGCGCTACTTCACTACTTCGCTACTTCGCTACTTCGCTACTTCGCTACTTCGCTCTTCCTTCACGCTAATCCAAACAACTGGAATGCTGCCCAATAGTAAGGAGATTGGGTTTCCGGTGCGTGTGAATTTTTGAGAAACGAGAGCTGGGTGTTGCGCAAGGCGGTGGAAACGCTTTGTTCCTCAACCAGCAACAGGCGATAAAATTGCTGGGTAAAAGCCAGACTTTGTTCGTCGTCCACCAGCCATACCGAAGCCACCACCCGTTTGGCGCCAGCCGACAAAAAGCCATGCACCAGCCCGACGATCCCTTCTCCCCGAAGCGCCGTTCCATGGGCGGTTTGGCACCCGGTCAAAGTGATCAAGTGGGCATCCAGTTGAATTTGATGCAGTTGAAATAGATCAAAATACCCGTTTTGCGGCTCCAGGTTCTCGGAAATAAAAGACAACGCCATGGCTGATAGTTCAGGATGACGGGTATTCACCATCCCATGCGTCGAAAAGTGAAGGAAATCAAACCGCTTGAGATCCAATGATTGCAATTTCGGCAGCGACGCGTCAAACCCGGTTAACAGCTTGAGGGAGCAGGGTTTCTTTGACTCTTCCAGCAAAATGGCTTCAAAAAAATGAGGTTCGGCGGCGGCATACACCAGGCGTTCAAAGGGATTGGTTTTTGCCATGGGTGCCGGGAGCTTTTCAGACGGCGATTTGGCCAGTGCCCGGAAGCGTTTTTTGACCCGAATATCGTGCGTTTGAAAAACCGGGTCTGAAACCACCAGGAGTGAAGTCTTATGTTCAGGCTTGAGACCTGATTCGGTTTTTAGTTCTCTGAGCAACCCAAACGCGGCGGCGGATGGAAGCGAGATAATTTCCGCCCATTCAACGGCATAGGTCCGGCCAAATGAACCTGGCACCGTTAACGCCGTGAAGGGTAAATAATGGAGCGGACCGTCAGAGACAATGTACCATCTGGTTTTTGATTGCAGATGCGACCAGAGTGGACCCAGCAGTCTTTCACCCAGGACCTGACTGAGATGGTGACCTTTTTGATCGGCAGCCGCGAGTTGCTTTCGGTATTCATTTCGATGGGGGGTCGGACTGGTGTGCGTTCGCCGGGTAATCTGTTCAAACCATTCGGAAACGAGCGTTTCAAGTTCACCTCCGTTTGGAATTGAAACCGCGCAAATTTCAGTCTGGGTTACGACCCAGGCAAAACAGGTATCCGTAAAAAAAAACTCGACCAGTGCCGAGTCTGGTTCAAGCTGAGCCTGGATGGCAGCCGCGACCCCGTTGGGAAAAATGGAGAGTTCAAACCAGTTTTGCCGCCGAAGGTTCCTCCTGGATTGTTGGCGATGAAATTGAGTGATGGAAAGTTCCAGATCAGGTGAATGCGAGTTTGGATCAATCGAGTCCGGTTCCAGAGTCACTTCCTGCGGGTTGGCTGCCTCGGGTGTATGAAGAACTCGATTTTGGTTTTCTGAATGAGCTTGCCCATGTCCAAACGACATGAGATCCCGCAGCAACCGTGCCCTGGATCGCTCACATACTTCAAAAGCGGCTCTGATCTGGTTTGATGCCAGAACCGTTCCACCCTCGGTGCTGAGTGGTTGGAGCAAGAGCTCTACCAGCGCGGTATAATAAGAAATCCGCTCCCCAAGGTAAGCGGATCGAAGATTCTCGGGCTCGATGTGCTGGCGTTGGGACTCGATGATTTGAATGGCCTGCTCAAAACAGATTTGCGCCCGTTCACGATTGCCGGTTGCGGCAGCCGCTTTCCCAAGCCGAAACCGACACAGGGCATCGAGTTCGGGCTGCCGACAGGGGAGGCGGGATTCAATCAACTGCACGTGGGGTTGGGTTTGATCAATGTGCTGACTGGTGGCCAGAAGTTCAACCAGCTTGGAGCGAATGCGAAGCTCCCACTCGGTTTCGTGGGTGGTTTGGGCCAGCACCAGTGCCTGTTCAAGTTGCTGAATCGCCGTTTGGACGTCTCCAAGTCGGGAGTCCAGGCGACTCATTCGATAGAAGCACTGGGCCTGTCGGATTGGGTCGTCCAGTTTTTGCCAGTACAGGAGCGCCCGAAGCAAGAGGTCACGAGCTGACCGGACTTCACCAGAGGTTGTGGCATTGTCGGCGAGCAATTCGGCTCGAAACTCCAGCCCCCGGGCCTGCCAGCGAAGCTTTCCCGAATCCTGAGTATGAAACGGGAAGGTTGAAAGAAACACACCTGATACTGCCTGTTCATGGGTCAGGCTGATAAATCCTGGCGGGAGTTGATGGAGCGTTGGTAAATCGCGAACGACATCAATTGACGGCGGATTGACCGGGGGTAAGTGAAATTCATGGGCCGGCAGGCTGGTGTCTTCGGCAGACCAGGATTTCACCTGCTCAAGCAAGACGGCGGCCACTTCAGTTTTTCCAACTGCGGCAAACACCGTGGCCAGATTTCGAATCAATCGCCGGCGGGCTCGCTGGTGTGATTCGTCTCCGATTAGTTCATGCAGGGATAAAATAGACTGGGCTTGCTCATAGGCTGAAAGCGCCAGGTCAAATTGACCCAACTGGAAGAAAACCGTTCCGATGATTTCAGCCAGCCAGGCGCTGAGCGGCGATGGTTCCAGCCATTCAACCAGTTCTGACAGGGCTTTCAACCAATGTTTGAGGTGGGCAAACGGGAGTGTTGAATCCGAAAGTTTATTGATCGTCCGGTTCAACGTGGTCAGTGAAAGGCACACGTTATAGGCCAGGCTCGGCAGTACGTCGAATTGCTCGCGTTCGAGCGCCAATCGAATTGCCTGTTCAAAGAGAGACAGCGCGGCATCAAATTGAAGGCATTGCGATTGGGCCAGCGCCAAATCGTTGAGCACCAGCAACTGCAGGGTTGGTTCGTCTGAAGTCAGGTTTTTGAGCGCGTGTTCAAATGAAATGACCGCTTTCGGGTACACCTTTAATTGCAAATAACATTGGCCAAGCAACACCAGCGCCGGGGTTACCTGATGTCGCTGGTGAGTATCAAGCCCGGCGGCGAGTGCTTCTTTCAGATGTTCTTTCGCCGCCAGAAACTCTGATTGAGCAAAGAGTTGCCGGGCCTGGGCCAGTTGCTGGTCAATGTGCGACACCGATTCCGTTCGCGGAGGCCGTTTCAGAAATCTGGTGGAAAGCCGTTTGAAAAAGTTCATGGTGAGCAACAGAGCGAAGTAGCGAAGTAGCGAAAGAGCGAAAGAGCGAAAGAGCGAAAGAGCGAAGTAGCGAAAGAGCGAAGCATTGATTCTCGGTTCCAGTCTGTCAACCCTTTAAATCCTATGGTTTTTATTCATTGACTCTTCCACTACTTCACTACTTCGCCCGTTCACTACTTTGCTATTGGCTCGCTCCGAACCCGGATAAACCAGCCGTCCGGTGTGGTGTTTAATCGGAAGGCCGCGCCGGGAACCAAATGAATTGCCTGACCAGGCTGAACCGGATTACCGCCCGGAGACGCCATCGAGTCAAATCCTTCATTGACGAGAAACCACTGGTTTTCCATACACAGAAACCGGCCAAGCGGCGTTCGGTCGGCATCTTCAGTGGGCCGAATACTGGACCGGGCATGCCATTCAAACAATCGCAACTCCGGATAGACCACCAGCGAACGGGTTGGAACCAACTGTTTCGAAAGCGGTTCGGAAAAAAATTCCAGGATTGGAACCCAGCGAAAGACCGTGGCGCCACAAAATGGACATCTGGGTTTTTCTTGAGGGTTGACGATAAACCAGCGATGGTGACAGTTTTCATTCGGACAAGGGTGGAGATGATCCCAGGCGTTGAGCAATCCTGCTTCCAGGTGGATCGCTGTCGGTCGTAAGGCGGGCTGGTGGAGCCCCGTCACAAAGAACTGTTCCATCA
The genomic region above belongs to Acidobacteriota bacterium and contains:
- a CDS encoding CHAT domain-containing protein → MNFFKRLSTRFLKRPPRTESVSHIDQQLAQARQLFAQSEFLAAKEHLKEALAAGLDTHQRHQVTPALVLLGQCYLQLKVYPKAVISFEHALKNLTSDEPTLQLLVLNDLALAQSQCLQFDAALSLFEQAIRLALEREQFDVLPSLAYNVCLSLTTLNRTINKLSDSTLPFAHLKHWLKALSELVEWLEPSPLSAWLAEIIGTVFFQLGQFDLALSAYEQAQSILSLHELIGDESHQRARRRLIRNLATVFAAVGKTEVAAVLLEQVKSWSAEDTSLPAHEFHLPPVNPPSIDVVRDLPTLHQLPPGFISLTHEQAVSGVFLSTFPFHTQDSGKLRWQARGLEFRAELLADNATTSGEVRSARDLLLRALLYWQKLDDPIRQAQCFYRMSRLDSRLGDVQTAIQQLEQALVLAQTTHETEWELRIRSKLVELLATSQHIDQTQPHVQLIESRLPCRQPELDALCRFRLGKAAAATGNRERAQICFEQAIQIIESQRQHIEPENLRSAYLGERISYYTALVELLLQPLSTEGGTVLASNQIRAAFEVCERSRARLLRDLMSFGHGQAHSENQNRVLHTPEAANPQEVTLEPDSIDPNSHSPDLELSITQFHRQQSRRNLRRQNWFELSIFPNGVAAAIQAQLEPDSALVEFFFTDTCFAWVVTQTEICAVSIPNGGELETLVSEWFEQITRRTHTSPTPHRNEYRKQLAAADQKGHHLSQVLGERLLGPLWSHLQSKTRWYIVSDGPLHYLPFTALTVPGSFGRTYAVEWAEIISLPSAAAFGLLRELKTESGLKPEHKTSLLVVSDPVFQTHDIRVKKRFRALAKSPSEKLPAPMAKTNPFERLVYAAAEPHFFEAILLEESKKPCSLKLLTGFDASLPKLQSLDLKRFDFLHFSTHGMVNTRHPELSAMALSFISENLEPQNGYFDLFQLHQIQLDAHLITLTGCQTAHGTALRGEGIVGLVHGFLSAGAKRVVASVWLVDDEQSLAFTQQFYRLLLVEEQSVSTALRNTQLSFLKNSHAPETQSPYYWAAFQLFGLA